A single Vulcanisaeta distributa DSM 14429 DNA region contains:
- a CDS encoding type II secretion system F family protein: protein MYRGFTLRLVTTVIVVITIITFYIILPKTYVQVSIGKLTLSVPIPYGILGTTLTAIAIAAELLPLSITEYRLWRVNNEILVDMPAVVRVIRDGLGSGQPLVGVAEMLTRVGKGRLGRIIAEAITKESMGITTMKEGLAEVSRELGNNYLAVLAVILDTAIRSGARLQETLDMAYKSLEDMVSYQLEKANQVKPYLALIYVVMAIYVVLAGIIIYLMMPSIGKIAISTSAGAITAPTISVIDTQLFSSIIVMSSVIQSIIAGVIIGRIVYGRSIVGLLHASILIMVLTLINYVMYLTMYLGVI from the coding sequence ATGTATAGGGGGTTTACGCTACGGTTGGTGACTACGGTGATTGTGGTAATCACCATTATTACATTCTACATAATATTACCAAAGACTTATGTCCAAGTCAGCATTGGTAAATTAACACTAAGTGTTCCAATACCCTACGGCATACTGGGGACCACGTTGACGGCCATAGCCATCGCAGCCGAGCTATTGCCACTATCAATCACTGAGTATAGGTTATGGAGGGTGAATAACGAAATACTCGTGGACATGCCCGCGGTAGTTAGGGTGATAAGGGATGGCTTAGGTTCGGGTCAACCCCTCGTTGGTGTTGCGGAGATGCTCACTAGGGTTGGTAAGGGTAGACTTGGCAGGATAATTGCCGAGGCCATTACTAAGGAGAGCATGGGCATAACGACAATGAAGGAGGGCCTCGCCGAGGTTTCGAGGGAGCTTGGCAACAATTACCTGGCGGTACTCGCGGTGATACTTGATACGGCGATTAGGTCTGGGGCTCGGCTCCAGGAAACCCTCGACATGGCTTACAAATCCCTCGAGGACATGGTAAGCTACCAACTGGAGAAGGCCAACCAGGTTAAGCCTTACCTAGCCTTGATATACGTGGTCATGGCAATATACGTAGTACTCGCTGGAATAATTATCTACCTAATGATGCCAAGCATAGGTAAAATAGCGATATCAACATCAGCAGGGGCAATCACGGCGCCGACAATATCCGTAATAGACACCCAGCTATTCTCATCAATCATAGTAATGAGCAGTGTAATCCAATCAATAATCGCAGGCGTGATAATTGGGAGGATTGTCTATGGCAGGTCAATCGTTGGATTACTACACGCATCCATATTAATAATGGTACTCACACTAATTAATTACGTAATGTACTTAACAATGTACTTAGGCGTAATATGA
- a CDS encoding archaellin/type IV pilin N-terminal domain-containing protein yields MTRNRNNRKSLGIEPIVAAILLIVITVVAAVLLYMWFSGYLSATTSKVSSMATPEQFQVVAASLSVSKGLTAYVQNTGSVTVTITGVYLLNATNGNLICQVPITATSITPGSTVAITNSTSFASSCGVTPGTSYELLFVTSSGTKYATSVVASS; encoded by the coding sequence ATGACCAGAAATAGAAACAACAGAAAAAGCCTTGGTATAGAGCCAATCGTTGCAGCCATACTACTGATAGTCATAACCGTGGTAGCCGCAGTACTACTCTACATGTGGTTCAGCGGATACTTATCCGCAACAACAAGTAAGGTTAGCTCAATGGCAACGCCAGAGCAGTTCCAAGTAGTCGCGGCAAGCCTATCAGTAAGTAAGGGATTGACCGCCTACGTACAGAACACGGGCTCAGTGACAGTAACCATAACGGGCGTCTACCTACTAAACGCAACGAATGGAAACCTAATATGCCAAGTACCAATAACGGCAACCTCAATAACGCCAGGCTCAACGGTAGCAATCACAAATAGCACAAGCTTTGCATCATCATGCGGCGTAACACCAGGCACATCGTATGAGCTGCTATTCGTGACCTCAAGCGGCACCAAGTACGCAACGTCTGTTGTGGCATCATCGTAA
- a CDS encoding amino acid-binding protein, which translates to MTWLLFRVVRDRPGIINELSSVMLNYGINIRNIIGNSRALMIDVEDNVSSLLTGMDSIRDIEFVNAISGPIIPLSFSQRHFMTAIKTVLAQMGTEYVGRLLYRIGYEYARAVATEMSMGDPVSTISTYLYTATAYNRLAFKGLVIRNNEVRVEFEEPFDEELDTALTQGYIHGLINTALSRLHYINIEKINNIYRAVARYIESIEPI; encoded by the coding sequence ATGACTTGGTTGTTGTTTAGGGTTGTTAGGGATAGGCCTGGTATTATTAATGAGTTGTCATCTGTGATGCTCAATTATGGGATTAACATCAGGAATATCATTGGTAACTCCAGGGCTTTAATGATTGACGTTGAGGATAACGTGAGCTCCCTATTAACCGGCATGGACTCCATTAGAGATATTGAGTTCGTGAATGCAATAAGCGGGCCAATTATACCGCTGTCCTTCTCTCAAAGACACTTCATGACTGCCATTAAGACGGTCCTAGCGCAAATGGGCACTGAGTATGTGGGTAGGCTCCTCTACAGGATTGGTTATGAGTACGCGAGGGCGGTGGCCACGGAGATGTCGATGGGTGATCCCGTGAGTACTATAAGCACGTACCTATACACGGCCACAGCTTATAACAGGCTCGCCTTCAAGGGCCTCGTGATTAGGAATAACGAGGTTAGGGTCGAGTTTGAGGAGCCATTCGACGAGGAACTAGACACAGCACTAACGCAGGGCTACATACACGGATTAATAAACACGGCACTATCGAGGCTACATTACATTAATATTGAGAAGATCAATAATATATATAGGGCCGTGGCAAGATATATTGAGAGCATAGAGCCCATATAA
- a CDS encoding pectin acetylesterase-family hydrolase has product MMYYRIYRALPALLILAIMIIIAQAHGAHAVQSIYTLQSFTLAPYECNSMPLNCTTDLRIILIPYYANPFNASLAGMPSLSSLPINYPSQGTQWTLIWLPYPARAGNGSRTYILVSRGTEDKLLIFLEPGGACTDYYTCWYPVPGVSTVLTMNATYPNIWIDLFAYTGILNRSNPLNPFRNWTYVFIPYDTGDVFSGDRVMEYCGIGINGMMDCVTTYHVGFVDAIMAMRWAAAQGPWKQVVLAGSSAGGVGTILLSYYAVQIFNDSHLIVIDDSGPGLTSTVNPHFTFETTEQSWGYLELMTPEAREIVEETGEPLLGLEYEFQTIGKNVTFALYEMQEDLVMGTLFLGYTPSEYQQVLLYYTGKLRQFAPNNFFRYLPIGYAHMILVYPVLLPPNAFYTFSICGLPVYEWVDLLLEGKPIDIVQVTPYTCVINSTQIVSNISLG; this is encoded by the coding sequence ATGATGTACTACAGAATCTATAGGGCTCTTCCCGCGTTATTAATACTGGCAATAATGATAATAATCGCTCAAGCCCACGGCGCCCATGCAGTACAGTCGATTTACACGCTTCAATCCTTCACGCTAGCCCCCTACGAATGCAATTCCATGCCTCTTAACTGCACCACAGACCTTAGGATAATCCTAATACCATACTACGCAAATCCATTCAATGCATCCTTGGCCGGCATGCCAAGCCTGAGTAGTTTACCCATTAATTACCCAAGTCAGGGGACTCAGTGGACGTTGATTTGGCTCCCATACCCAGCCAGGGCCGGTAATGGTAGTAGGACGTACATACTCGTGAGTAGGGGTACGGAGGACAAACTACTGATATTCCTGGAACCCGGTGGTGCATGCACAGACTACTACACCTGTTGGTACCCAGTGCCTGGCGTCAGTACCGTATTGACCATGAACGCTACATACCCAAACATCTGGATCGACCTATTCGCGTACACGGGAATTCTCAATAGAAGCAACCCATTAAATCCCTTCAGGAACTGGACGTACGTATTCATACCATACGATACAGGTGATGTATTCTCTGGGGATAGGGTCATGGAGTACTGCGGGATTGGCATTAACGGCATGATGGACTGCGTGACGACATATCACGTTGGTTTTGTCGATGCGATAATGGCAATGAGGTGGGCAGCAGCCCAGGGACCCTGGAAGCAGGTGGTCCTCGCTGGATCAAGCGCCGGTGGCGTGGGTACGATATTACTATCATACTACGCAGTACAGATATTTAATGATTCGCACCTAATTGTAATTGACGACTCAGGGCCTGGTCTCACGTCAACCGTCAATCCACACTTCACCTTTGAAACCACGGAACAGAGTTGGGGCTATCTTGAATTAATGACTCCGGAGGCACGTGAGATTGTTGAGGAGACAGGCGAGCCGCTGCTCGGCCTTGAGTATGAATTCCAAACAATTGGCAAGAACGTCACATTTGCGCTTTATGAGATGCAGGAGGACCTTGTCATGGGCACGTTATTCCTAGGTTACACACCCAGTGAGTATCAACAGGTCCTACTTTACTACACTGGGAAGCTTAGGCAGTTTGCACCAAACAACTTCTTTAGGTACCTACCCATTGGCTACGCGCACATGATCCTGGTATACCCAGTCCTACTTCCACCCAATGCCTTCTACACCTTCAGTATCTGTGGATTGCCTGTATATGAGTGGGTAGATTTATTACTCGAGGGTAAGCCGATCGACATAGTCCAGGTAACGCCATACACCTGTGTCATTAACTCCACGCAGATAGTGAGCAACATATCGCTTGGGTAG
- a CDS encoding NuoI/complex I 23 kDa subunit family protein gives MVIKIKPPKGTLAEDIIYHAKALITGFKEAVEPNRLTIQYPREVRWIPERFRGWIMLDIKKCISCFQCAWACPVNAIQMYRAPNGKFYPGIRYTECILCHFCVDACPVGALIPTPIHDIAYVDFDEVKFKPEDMSRPPEYVFDESERVIKYEIKDGRLLKIALPKDEIKKRIEELDKVIEQSGGAPAAAESSSA, from the coding sequence GTGGTCATAAAGATTAAGCCACCGAAGGGGACCCTTGCCGAAGACATTATTTACCACGCGAAGGCACTAATCACGGGCTTTAAGGAGGCTGTGGAACCGAATAGGCTCACGATACAATACCCACGCGAGGTCAGGTGGATCCCTGAGAGGTTTAGGGGTTGGATAATGCTGGACATTAAGAAGTGTATAAGCTGCTTCCAGTGTGCCTGGGCTTGCCCCGTGAATGCGATTCAGATGTATAGGGCTCCTAATGGTAAGTTTTACCCAGGTATTAGGTACACGGAATGCATTCTGTGTCACTTTTGCGTTGATGCATGCCCAGTGGGTGCTTTAATTCCCACGCCCATTCATGATATTGCCTATGTTGATTTTGACGAGGTTAAGTTTAAGCCTGAGGACATGTCCAGGCCTCCTGAGTATGTCTTTGATGAGTCCGAGAGGGTTATTAAGTATGAGATTAAGGATGGTAGGTTGTTGAAGATTGCCCTGCCTAAGGATGAGATTAAGAAGAGGATTGAGGAGCTTGATAAGGTCATTGAGCAGTCCGGAGGCGCCCCTGCGGCAGCTGAATCTTCATCGGCATAG
- a CDS encoding helix-turn-helix domain-containing protein yields MSIKVRVGIKVPKFPSVISGGIRILSEYNFDFGVQLDRAKLLKLIAFGVVSPTELIRRLNMPKAKVFRYLNALIKHGWLVRKDGGYYLAATIFLVYRVREFGDYAVLEVLNDKGAIVDQKAGLVIINGKESPRACPRCPLLQECTNNIRSISKSLGITIKSVTPADAYLELISTIINEGLVKILLNDYIDLHVNNSGSI; encoded by the coding sequence ATGAGTATTAAGGTTAGGGTTGGTATTAAGGTTCCCAAGTTCCCCAGCGTTATTAGTGGCGGTATCCGCATACTCAGTGAGTATAACTTTGACTTTGGCGTTCAGCTTGATAGGGCTAAGCTCCTTAAGCTCATTGCCTTTGGCGTGGTTAGCCCCACGGAACTTATTAGGAGGTTGAACATGCCCAAGGCCAAGGTCTTCAGATACTTAAATGCCCTCATTAAGCATGGTTGGTTGGTTAGGAAGGATGGTGGTTATTACCTAGCCGCCACCATATTCCTAGTCTACAGGGTTAGGGAATTTGGAGACTACGCGGTCCTCGAGGTTCTCAATGATAAGGGTGCGATTGTTGACCAAAAGGCCGGTCTCGTGATTATTAATGGTAAGGAATCACCAAGGGCCTGCCCAAGATGTCCACTACTTCAGGAGTGTACAAACAATATTAGGAGCATTAGTAAGTCGCTGGGTATCACGATAAAGTCCGTGACACCCGCGGATGCATATCTTGAGTTGATTAGTACGATAATTAATGAGGGCCTCGTTAAGATACTCCTTAATGACTATATTGATCTTCACGTTAATAATAGTGGATCAATATAA